Proteins encoded in a region of the Paenibacillus wynnii genome:
- a CDS encoding ABC transporter permease subunit, producing the protein MNPNTQLSSGNSVSLKQKVLPVWNQLGMLIILILLCIIMALFAPYFTEVNNVLNILKQSSITAILAAGMTVVILTGGIDLSVGSTLALSGVISVMLSNAGFPPLIAMLAGIGTGYFAGVINGYFTAVTKLPAFVVTLGSMTYLRGVAFVISGGLPLVLKNKFFIFFGAGSILGIPTPIYIMMVVYVIMFFVLKYTMFGRHVYAIGGNEEAARLTGIKVEKTLINVYSISGLMAGIAGVVMAGRVISGQPNAGVSFELDAIAAVILGGTSFVGGVGRIQGTIIGVLIMAVLSNGLTLLNVDFYWQMIVKGLVIVIAVLLDKLRN; encoded by the coding sequence ATGAATCCAAATACACAACTCTCATCGGGTAATTCCGTATCGTTGAAGCAGAAGGTTCTGCCGGTCTGGAATCAGCTCGGCATGCTGATTATCCTGATATTACTCTGTATCATCATGGCTTTATTCGCTCCTTATTTTACAGAGGTTAATAATGTCCTGAATATCCTAAAACAGTCCTCCATTACGGCGATACTGGCTGCGGGGATGACCGTAGTTATCCTTACCGGAGGGATTGATCTATCGGTTGGCTCTACCCTTGCATTATCTGGCGTTATTTCCGTAATGCTGTCTAATGCGGGCTTCCCTCCTCTAATAGCGATGCTTGCTGGAATTGGAACAGGATACTTTGCCGGTGTAATTAACGGGTATTTTACAGCGGTTACGAAGCTGCCTGCTTTTGTTGTTACTCTTGGTAGTATGACATACCTCCGGGGCGTCGCTTTTGTTATTAGCGGTGGTTTGCCTTTGGTGCTTAAGAATAAGTTTTTCATTTTTTTCGGTGCGGGTTCCATTCTTGGTATTCCGACACCCATCTACATTATGATGGTCGTATATGTCATTATGTTCTTTGTTTTAAAATATACGATGTTTGGTCGCCACGTTTACGCCATTGGCGGTAATGAAGAAGCCGCCCGCTTAACGGGAATTAAAGTGGAGAAGACATTGATTAACGTATATTCCATTAGCGGTCTGATGGCCGGTATCGCTGGGGTGGTAATGGCCGGTCGCGTCATCTCTGGTCAACCGAATGCTGGCGTGAGCTTTGAGCTGGATGCCATTGCGGCTGTTATTTTGGGAGGAACGAGCTTTGTAGGTGGGGTAGGCCGAATTCAAGGAACGATTATCGGCGTATTGATTATGGCTGTTTTAAGTAACGGTCTAACGCTACTGAATGTTGACTTTTATTGGCAAATGATTGTAAAGGGTCTTGTCATTGTAATTGCCGTACTCTTGGATAAGCTTCGCAACTAG
- a CDS encoding sugar ABC transporter ATP-binding protein, which produces MSSAVDSQLYRTSKEDCSKDIILSMEAIHKSFSGVQVLRNINLELRKGEVHALMGENGAGKSTLMKIMAGIYRPDSGRIIYKGEEMAWHSPLEARGKGISVIHQEISLSPNLTIGENILMGTKFPKNKLGLVQWDEIFKKTKIVLESIGSDLNPKLRVSELSVAQQQIVEIARALSFNSEVLIMDEPTASLTDKEIDKLFVIINDLREKGVAIVYISHRMDEIFKISDRCTILRDGQWISSHPIAETNPEQLVKQMVGRDLNDLFQKKFSPLVTPQGEPVLELIDVCDKGIVKNISLKIYPGEIVGLAGLVGAGRTELIRAIFGISKMTSGVIKLNGKPVNIKSPIEAMKHGIAHVPESRKEQGLFPNLSVKENMIMNQMHLYRKGGVLQYASMNAEINKYMKDLGVRAASIEQNVMGLSGGNQQKIVIARWLSIGPKVLLLDEPTRGVDVGAKTEIHKIICELAEKGLAVLMVSSELPEILGVSDRILVMHEGKLKAELSKEEATQEKIMYFATGEIKK; this is translated from the coding sequence GTGTCTTCTGCAGTAGATTCACAATTATACCGGACGTCCAAAGAAGACTGTTCGAAAGATATCATCCTAAGCATGGAAGCTATTCATAAATCCTTTTCAGGTGTACAAGTACTCCGCAATATTAATCTGGAGCTGCGCAAAGGCGAAGTCCATGCCTTAATGGGTGAGAACGGTGCTGGAAAATCAACGCTGATGAAGATTATGGCAGGCATTTATCGCCCGGATTCCGGCAGGATTATTTATAAAGGTGAAGAAATGGCTTGGCACAGCCCGCTTGAAGCAAGAGGGAAAGGGATCAGCGTCATTCATCAAGAGATAAGCTTGTCTCCGAATCTGACGATCGGCGAAAACATACTTATGGGGACCAAGTTTCCCAAGAATAAACTGGGCCTTGTGCAATGGGATGAGATTTTCAAAAAAACGAAAATAGTCCTGGAATCGATTGGTTCTGATTTAAATCCAAAGCTCAGAGTATCCGAACTGAGTGTTGCCCAACAGCAAATTGTAGAGATTGCCAGGGCACTGTCATTTAATTCTGAAGTATTGATTATGGATGAGCCTACAGCTTCATTGACTGATAAAGAGATCGACAAGTTATTTGTCATCATTAACGATCTAAGGGAAAAAGGTGTAGCTATCGTCTATATCTCTCACCGGATGGATGAAATTTTCAAGATTTCAGACCGGTGTACGATTCTCCGCGACGGTCAATGGATTTCCAGTCACCCGATTGCAGAAACCAATCCTGAACAGCTTGTTAAGCAAATGGTCGGTAGAGATTTAAACGACCTTTTCCAGAAAAAGTTCTCCCCGCTGGTCACTCCACAGGGAGAACCTGTTCTAGAACTCATCGACGTATGCGATAAGGGGATTGTCAAGAACATCTCCCTGAAAATCTATCCCGGAGAGATTGTTGGATTGGCAGGTTTAGTTGGTGCAGGACGGACGGAGCTAATTAGAGCCATATTCGGTATCAGTAAAATGACAAGCGGAGTAATCAAGCTGAACGGCAAGCCGGTGAACATAAAGTCGCCCATTGAAGCGATGAAGCATGGCATTGCACACGTACCGGAGAGCAGAAAGGAACAAGGTTTATTCCCCAATCTTTCGGTCAAAGAGAACATGATTATGAACCAGATGCATCTTTACCGCAAAGGTGGAGTTCTTCAATATGCGAGCATGAACGCAGAGATCAACAAGTATATGAAGGATCTGGGTGTCCGGGCAGCCTCCATTGAGCAGAATGTAATGGGCCTTAGCGGAGGAAATCAGCAGAAGATCGTTATTGCCCGTTGGTTATCCATCGGACCGAAAGTATTGCTGCTGGATGAGCCTACACGTGGAGTAGATGTAGGGGCGAAAACTGAGATTCATAAAATCATATGCGAGTTAGCGGAAAAAGGACTAGCGGTGCTGATGGTTTCTTCGGAGCTCCCTGAGATCCTTGGAGTAAGCGATCGAATTCTCGTAATGCATGAAGGGAAGCTGAAGGCAGAACTGTCCAAAGAAGAAGCAACCCAGGAAAAAATAATGTATTTTGCAACAGGGGAGATAAAAAAATGA